A window of the Deltaproteobacteria bacterium HGW-Deltaproteobacteria-18 genome harbors these coding sequences:
- a CDS encoding AI-2E family transporter → MILDKTPYSFDRVVRMALAAGLLWGVITTLGYLSDVLIPFAVALLLAYILNPLVHRVQLLVKSRGLAIGLTLFFFFAAVGALCWFVIPLMGREVAHMGRLISDLVSNSKLAEEAANRLPPDVWQALRDYFNTPEVRDFFRTDSFISMAQATLRRVLPGLMGIISGTYSVLMALVVPAVVLLYLIFLLMDFQRVRVAWKELIPPQYRESVVSFVEEFDLAMNLYFRGQTTIAGILGICFATGFSMIGLPMGILLGFFVGMLNLVPYLQLLGLIPAVVLAAIHALETGQSFWVVMGMTGLVFVIVQIIQDAVLVPRILGKAMGLSPAVMLLSLSIWGKLLGMLGLLIALPMTCLALAYYRRLVLAPSTPGLIVKPAEEGGS, encoded by the coding sequence ATGATTCTCGACAAGACTCCATATTCCTTCGACCGCGTCGTGCGCATGGCTTTGGCCGCAGGGCTGCTCTGGGGCGTCATCACGACCCTGGGCTACCTCAGTGACGTGCTCATCCCTTTTGCCGTGGCCCTGCTCCTGGCCTATATTCTCAATCCGCTGGTGCATCGCGTGCAATTGCTCGTGAAGAGCAGGGGGCTGGCCATAGGGTTGACCCTGTTTTTTTTCTTTGCGGCAGTCGGCGCGCTTTGCTGGTTCGTCATTCCGCTCATGGGGCGCGAGGTTGCGCATATGGGCCGGCTCATTTCCGATCTGGTCAGCAACTCCAAGCTGGCCGAGGAGGCCGCCAATCGTCTGCCGCCCGACGTGTGGCAGGCCCTGCGGGATTATTTCAACACGCCCGAGGTGCGGGACTTCTTTCGCACCGACAGCTTCATCTCCATGGCTCAGGCCACCTTGCGCAGGGTCCTTCCTGGACTCATGGGGATCATCAGCGGCACCTACAGCGTGCTCATGGCCCTGGTCGTGCCGGCCGTGGTTCTCCTGTACCTCATTTTTCTGCTCATGGATTTTCAGAGGGTGCGGGTCGCCTGGAAGGAGTTGATACCGCCCCAGTACCGCGAAAGCGTTGTGTCCTTCGTCGAAGAGTTCGATCTGGCCATGAACCTCTATTTTCGCGGTCAGACGACCATCGCGGGCATCCTCGGGATTTGTTTCGCCACCGGCTTCTCCATGATTGGTCTGCCCATGGGCATTCTGCTCGGCTTCTTCGTTGGAATGCTCAATCTGGTGCCCTACCTTCAGTTGCTGGGGCTTATCCCGGCAGTTGTGCTGGCCGCCATCCACGCTCTTGAGACCGGCCAGTCTTTCTGGGTGGTCATGGGCATGACCGGTCTTGTCTTCGTAATCGTGCAGATCATTCAGGACGCGGTGCTCGTACCGCGCATTCTGGGCAAGGCCATGGGCCTGTCCCCGGCCGTGATGCTCCTGTCACTTTCGATCTGGGGCAAGCTTTTGGGCATGCTCGGGCTACTGATCGCCCTGCCCATGA